The following proteins are encoded in a genomic region of Fundidesulfovibrio soli:
- a CDS encoding PAS domain S-box protein encodes MNIKAKWGTFRRSVRYRLTFIVLASVLPVGFAAIALVYSSFQQRRESICQDMLDTTRKLSMTMDRELEGTLADLQVLAKSSELSSGDFKCLYDQTLIALVNRPGADIILADETGQQLINSYLPPGAPLPKRNVPERVLRIFETGKGGVSSIYKGAVTGRYLISIDVPVFRDGRVAYDLALTLPVDTLLQALALPALPQEWTVTILDSAGMVVARTRDQAQFVGTKPNLPALTKHKEVANEGVLEGLGMSGWPVLAGFSHSTVSGWTLVISVPKAHVMQGLWRWVAMALFGTAFLGAFGFVIALRQGRKISSSITGLIKLAEALGRGERLEAEKSRFTETQVVADALQGASDLLRQREVALILSEARFRTVVEDQTELIARYKPDGTYTFVNEVFCRFFGKTETEFVNHGWQPLAVPEDVPMVEERIRSLSPDNPVVVIENRVFDAKGEVRWMQFVNRAFFDKDHALKEIQAVGRDITELKRIEALLRESNERFSLLVQSAGDALYLADLSGRLLDVNHEAERQSGYTREELLGMHVVDLDVNDTPQMNAFIDPVNDDATVSFETRHRNKSGLIYPVEVRATPIRENGKKLWLGFARDITDRKNAEKFKADVEGIIRHDIKSPLTSLHALTELVERGSINGSIISHIPKIRRSIRQVIMLVDSSDKIMKMEQGEYAPISSRCSLRALFEDIRLALADHLAAKNVRLELVHTQQHLYGEEFLLEDMLLNLVKNAVEASPEGGCVMVTCRKEPPWDHIDIHNQGAIPPEIRERFFDKYVTSGKRLGTGLGTYSAQLIAKAHGGRIDFTTSETEGTTVTVILPCSKASS; translated from the coding sequence ATGAACATAAAGGCGAAGTGGGGCACGTTTCGTAGGTCTGTTCGCTACAGGCTTACTTTTATTGTCCTGGCCAGCGTTCTGCCCGTTGGATTCGCAGCAATCGCCCTAGTATACAGCAGCTTCCAGCAAAGGCGTGAAAGTATCTGCCAGGACATGCTGGATACCACCCGCAAACTCTCCATGACAATGGATCGGGAACTAGAGGGAACTCTGGCGGACTTGCAGGTGCTGGCCAAGTCGTCTGAGCTTTCTTCTGGTGATTTTAAATGCTTGTATGACCAGACCCTTATAGCTCTTGTTAACCGACCCGGCGCTGACATCATTCTGGCCGACGAGACAGGGCAGCAGTTGATCAATAGCTATCTCCCCCCTGGGGCTCCTCTTCCCAAACGCAATGTTCCTGAACGAGTCCTGCGCATCTTTGAGACAGGGAAGGGGGGCGTGAGCAGTATATACAAAGGGGCTGTAACTGGACGTTACCTCATCAGCATTGATGTTCCGGTGTTTCGTGACGGCCGCGTGGCGTATGACCTTGCATTGACCTTGCCTGTAGATACGCTGTTGCAGGCTCTCGCCCTGCCTGCCTTGCCTCAAGAATGGACGGTTACGATTCTGGATAGCGCCGGTATGGTCGTAGCCCGTACACGGGATCAGGCACAATTTGTCGGCACAAAACCCAACTTGCCCGCGCTGACGAAGCACAAGGAAGTCGCAAATGAGGGGGTACTGGAGGGATTAGGCATGTCCGGGTGGCCGGTTCTGGCAGGGTTCAGCCACTCGACTGTTTCAGGGTGGACCTTGGTCATCAGCGTGCCCAAGGCTCATGTCATGCAGGGCTTGTGGCGATGGGTGGCCATGGCTCTTTTTGGTACGGCATTCCTTGGAGCTTTCGGGTTCGTCATCGCTTTGCGGCAGGGCCGCAAAATATCTTCTTCCATTACCGGACTCATTAAACTCGCAGAGGCACTGGGGAGGGGTGAAAGGTTAGAGGCGGAGAAGTCAAGATTTACTGAGACCCAGGTGGTGGCAGATGCTCTTCAAGGAGCATCGGACCTCCTCAGGCAGCGTGAGGTAGCCTTGATTTTGAGCGAAGCACGTTTTCGCACTGTTGTTGAGGACCAGACAGAACTTATCGCCCGGTACAAACCCGATGGCACATACACGTTCGTCAATGAAGTCTTTTGTCGCTTCTTCGGCAAGACAGAGACAGAGTTTGTCAACCATGGTTGGCAACCTCTTGCAGTTCCTGAGGATGTGCCGATGGTCGAGGAGCGCATTCGCAGCCTTTCCCCTGATAACCCGGTGGTTGTCATTGAGAACCGCGTCTTTGACGCCAAAGGTGAAGTCCGTTGGATGCAGTTTGTCAACCGCGCCTTCTTCGACAAGGACCATGCCCTTAAGGAAATCCAGGCTGTTGGGCGCGACATCACCGAACTCAAGCGGATTGAAGCATTGTTACGGGAGAGCAATGAACGCTTCAGTCTGCTGGTGCAAAGTGCCGGGGATGCCCTCTATCTAGCGGACTTATCTGGCAGGCTATTGGACGTGAACCATGAGGCGGAACGCCAGTCCGGTTACACAAGAGAGGAATTGCTGGGTATGCATGTCGTTGACTTGGATGTGAATGACACACCACAGATGAATGCTTTCATCGATCCAGTGAACGATGATGCGACGGTTTCATTTGAGACCAGACACCGTAATAAAAGCGGCCTTATATACCCTGTGGAAGTCAGGGCTACCCCCATCAGGGAGAATGGAAAGAAACTGTGGCTAGGCTTTGCCCGGGACATCACTGACCGCAAGAATGCGGAGAAGTTCAAAGCCGATGTTGAGGGCATCATCCGGCACGACATCAAGTCCCCCCTGACGAGTTTGCACGCCCTAACCGAATTGGTTGAGCGTGGTTCGATCAACGGGTCGATCATCTCACACATTCCGAAAATCCGGCGTTCCATCAGGCAAGTCATCATGCTGGTGGACTCATCTGACAAAATCATGAAGATGGAACAGGGCGAGTATGCTCCAATCAGTTCCAGATGTTCGCTCCGGGCTCTTTTCGAGGACATCCGGCTGGCGTTGGCCGACCATCTAGCCGCAAAAAACGTCAGGCTTGAGTTGGTTCATACACAGCAGCATCTTTACGGAGAGGAATTCCTTCTCGAAGACATGCTACTGAATCTAGTCAAGAACGCAGTGGAAGCCTCACCTGAGGGTGGCTGCGTGATGGTTACTTGCCGGAAGGAGCCACCCTGGGACCACATTGACATACACAACCAGGGTGCAATTCCTCCTGAAATCAGGGAGCGCTTCTTCGACAAGTATGTCACCAGCGGCAAACGATTGGGCACCGGCCTGGGAACCTATAGCGCTCAACTCATCGCCAAGGCGCACGGCGGTCGCATTGATTTCACCACTTCGGAGACGGAAGGGACAACCGTGACGGTCATCCTGCCCTGTTCAAAGGCTTCTTCATAA
- a CDS encoding antibiotic biosynthesis monooxygenase family protein — protein sequence MYVVIISFPPIVAGKDAEFIEWFGLTNKQFSTFKGFIKRRLLKSFGEGNYAAIVEFESKDAFNAMHGSSAHDIAGEHVKPLFDGSPTPQFYEVVIG from the coding sequence ATGTATGTCGTCATAATCTCGTTTCCACCTATAGTGGCAGGCAAAGATGCTGAGTTTATAGAATGGTTTGGTTTAACAAACAAACAATTTTCAACGTTTAAGGGCTTTATCAAAAGACGGCTTTTAAAATCTTTCGGGGAGGGAAACTATGCGGCCATCGTAGAATTCGAAAGCAAAGATGCTTTCAACGCAATGCATGGCAGTTCTGCCCATGACATTGCCGGAGAGCATGTGAAACCGCTATTCGACGGGAGCCCAACGCCTCAATTTTATGAGGTGGTCATAGGTTAG
- a CDS encoding hemerythrin domain-containing protein — MQPIGPLMHEHRLIERLLKLVAHEVEHIESGQQPDSDFIDQAVDFFRIYADRCHHGKEEEILFRELAKKPLSPGEQKELAELMEEHVQGRFLVRAISETNLGVGRHDNTVSVKTLVSLLRQLIDFYPLHIAKEDKHFFHPIMSYFSRQEMDAMLQEFDEFDRQMIHEKYTNLVSTREDAQN, encoded by the coding sequence GTGCAACCTATTGGCCCCCTCATGCATGAGCATCGGCTCATCGAACGCCTACTTAAACTGGTAGCGCACGAAGTGGAGCATATCGAATCAGGCCAGCAACCCGACAGCGATTTCATTGATCAGGCAGTGGATTTTTTTAGGATCTACGCCGATCGCTGCCACCATGGCAAAGAGGAGGAGATCCTGTTTCGCGAATTGGCGAAAAAGCCGCTTTCACCGGGAGAGCAAAAGGAATTGGCTGAACTTATGGAGGAGCATGTTCAGGGTCGCTTTTTAGTGCGAGCCATCTCCGAAACAAACCTCGGTGTCGGGCGTCACGACAACACTGTCTCGGTAAAAACCCTCGTTTCACTTTTGCGCCAGTTGATCGACTTCTACCCGCTGCACATTGCGAAAGAGGACAAGCATTTTTTCCATCCAATCATGAGCTATTTTTCTCGCCAGGAAATGGATGCCATGCTCCAGGAGTTTGATGAGTTCGATCGACAGATGATCCACGAGAAATACACAAACCTCGTGAGTACCCGAGAGGACGCCCAAAACTAG